In a genomic window of Saccharothrix sp. HUAS TT1:
- a CDS encoding carbohydrate ABC transporter permease, protein MNAGFRPARVALHVFLVLTCLVTLAPLLWALYASLRTYDDTARNGYFSIAESLTLDNFGAAWTQADLPHYYLNTLLVAVPALVLVLLLSSMVAFGVSRFSFRFNLVLLMLFTAGNLLPQQVIVTPLWRLYLLTPVPGWVSDSGVLLDSQLGLVLIHVAFQSGFCVFVLSNYMKTIPVELGEAARVDGAGVFRQYWQVILPLCRPALAALATLEFTWIYNDFLWALVLIQTGDKMPITSALQNLRGTFFVDNNLIAAGSLLVALPTLVVFFVLQRQFIGGLTLGSTKG, encoded by the coding sequence GTGAACGCGGGTTTCCGACCGGCGCGCGTCGCGCTGCACGTGTTCCTGGTCCTGACGTGCCTGGTGACGCTGGCGCCGCTGTTGTGGGCGCTCTACGCGTCGCTGCGCACGTACGACGACACGGCGCGCAACGGGTACTTCTCGATCGCCGAGAGCCTGACGCTGGACAACTTCGGCGCCGCGTGGACGCAGGCGGACCTGCCGCACTACTACCTGAACACGCTGCTCGTCGCGGTGCCCGCGCTGGTGCTCGTGCTGCTGCTCAGCTCCATGGTGGCGTTCGGGGTGTCGCGGTTCTCGTTCCGGTTCAACCTGGTGCTGCTGATGCTGTTCACGGCGGGCAACCTGCTGCCGCAGCAGGTGATCGTGACGCCGCTGTGGCGGCTGTACCTGCTCACGCCGGTGCCGGGGTGGGTGAGCGACAGCGGCGTGCTGCTGGACTCGCAGCTCGGGCTGGTGCTGATCCACGTGGCGTTCCAGTCCGGGTTCTGCGTGTTCGTGCTGAGCAACTACATGAAGACGATCCCGGTGGAGCTGGGCGAGGCGGCGCGGGTGGACGGCGCGGGCGTGTTCCGGCAGTACTGGCAGGTGATCCTGCCGCTGTGCCGGCCCGCGCTGGCGGCGTTGGCGACGCTGGAGTTCACCTGGATCTACAACGACTTCCTGTGGGCGCTGGTGCTGATCCAGACCGGCGACAAGATGCCCATCACCTCGGCCCTGCAGAACCTGAGGGGGACCTTCTTCGTCGACAACAACCTGATCGCCGCGGGCTCGCTGCTCGTCGCCCTCCCGACCCTGGTCGTCTTCTTCGTCCTCCAGCGCCAGTTCATCGGCGGCCTGACCCTGGGCTCCACCAAGGGCTGA
- a CDS encoding ABC transporter substrate-binding protein: MIAGAGVAAVPGLAACGSDGGGAATDAVTFGNNASDQVPKDAITAALKAFEGESGLKVTINTKQHEQYQEQINNYLQGRPDDVLAWFAGYRMRFFAEKGLTGDLSGVWSKVSGGYEPALKEASTASDGKQYLIPFTQYPWGVFYRKSVWQQRGYEVPKTLDELVALSTRMRGDGLDPIAFAQKQGWPGMGTFDQLNFRINGYRFHVDLMAGKEDWQGTKVREVFDTWKRLLPLHQENALGRDWQEAAQSLQQGKAGMMLLGSFIAQQFKGEEEDLDFFPYPEINPEHGQDTVEAPIDGYMMSAKPGNAEGAAKLLEYLAAPAAQLLYTKADSGVIATSNKADTSGYNSLQKKAAQVIKEAAHITQFLDRDTDPRFASDAATNGLNAFIQNPDDIGSILKGMADQAKTIFTE; the protein is encoded by the coding sequence ATGATCGCGGGCGCGGGCGTCGCGGCCGTGCCCGGCCTGGCCGCGTGCGGCTCCGACGGCGGCGGCGCCGCCACCGACGCGGTGACGTTCGGCAACAACGCCTCCGACCAGGTGCCCAAGGACGCGATCACCGCCGCGCTCAAGGCGTTCGAGGGCGAGTCCGGCCTCAAGGTCACGATCAACACCAAGCAGCACGAGCAGTACCAGGAGCAGATCAACAACTACCTCCAGGGCAGGCCGGACGACGTGCTGGCCTGGTTCGCGGGCTACCGGATGCGGTTCTTCGCCGAGAAGGGCCTGACCGGCGACCTGAGCGGCGTGTGGTCGAAGGTCTCCGGCGGCTACGAGCCCGCGCTGAAGGAGGCGTCCACGGCGTCGGACGGCAAGCAGTACCTGATCCCGTTCACCCAGTACCCGTGGGGCGTGTTCTACCGCAAGAGCGTGTGGCAGCAGCGCGGCTACGAGGTGCCGAAGACGTTGGACGAGCTGGTCGCGCTGTCCACGAGGATGCGGGGCGACGGCCTGGACCCGATCGCGTTCGCGCAGAAGCAGGGCTGGCCCGGTATGGGCACCTTCGACCAGCTGAACTTCCGGATCAACGGCTACCGGTTCCACGTCGACCTGATGGCCGGCAAGGAGGACTGGCAGGGCACGAAGGTGCGCGAGGTGTTCGACACCTGGAAGCGCCTGCTGCCGCTGCACCAGGAGAACGCGCTCGGCCGGGACTGGCAGGAGGCCGCCCAGTCGCTCCAGCAGGGCAAGGCGGGCATGATGCTGCTCGGCTCGTTCATCGCCCAGCAGTTCAAGGGCGAGGAGGAGGACCTGGACTTCTTCCCGTACCCGGAGATCAACCCGGAGCACGGCCAGGACACCGTGGAAGCGCCGATCGACGGCTACATGATGTCCGCCAAGCCCGGCAACGCCGAGGGCGCGGCGAAGCTGCTGGAGTACCTGGCCGCACCCGCCGCGCAGCTGCTGTACACGAAGGCCGACAGCGGCGTCATCGCCACGTCCAACAAGGCCGACACGTCCGGCTACAACTCGTTGCAGAAGAAGGCCGCGCAGGTCATCAAGGAAGCCGCGCACATCACCCAGTTCCTGGACCGCGACACCGACCCGCGGTTCGCCAGCGACGCGGCCACCAACGGGCTGAACGCGTTCATCCAGAACCCCGACGACATCGGCTCGATCCTCAAGGGCATGGCGGACCAGGCGAAGACGATCTTCACGGAGTGA
- a CDS encoding DeoR/GlpR family DNA-binding transcription regulator, whose translation MLARQRQAVILEEVRRTGAVRVSDLVVRLGVSDMTVRRDLDVLAARGLVEKVYGGATSVVGRSTDEPGFEAKSVRQLPEKEAIAAFSAGLVRPGTAIGLSAGTTTWTLARFLDDIPDLTVVTNSIRVADVLQQSGRTDRTVVLTGGVRTPSDALVGPVAVQALRSLHLDVVFLGVHGMAERSGFTTPNLNESETDRALVDAAGRVVVVADHTKWGTVGISTIAALDEADVLVSDEGLAEPARAVLGEQVGELVLAHVPGRGEELA comes from the coding sequence GTGCTGGCACGCCAGCGACAAGCGGTGATCCTGGAAGAGGTCCGCCGGACCGGCGCGGTGCGGGTGAGCGACCTGGTCGTCCGGCTGGGCGTCTCGGACATGACCGTGCGCCGCGACCTGGACGTGCTGGCCGCCCGCGGCCTGGTCGAGAAGGTGTACGGCGGCGCCACGTCGGTGGTCGGCCGCAGCACCGACGAGCCCGGGTTCGAGGCCAAGTCGGTGCGCCAGCTGCCGGAGAAGGAGGCCATCGCCGCGTTCTCCGCCGGTTTGGTGCGCCCCGGCACCGCGATCGGCCTGTCGGCGGGCACCACCACGTGGACGCTGGCCCGGTTCCTCGACGACATCCCGGACCTGACCGTGGTGACCAACTCGATCCGGGTCGCCGACGTGCTCCAGCAGAGCGGGCGCACCGACCGCACGGTGGTGCTGACCGGCGGCGTGCGCACACCCTCGGACGCGCTGGTCGGGCCGGTGGCGGTGCAGGCGCTGCGGTCGCTGCACCTGGACGTGGTGTTCCTGGGCGTGCACGGCATGGCCGAGCGGTCCGGCTTCACCACCCCGAACCTGAACGAGAGCGAGACCGACCGGGCGCTGGTCGACGCGGCGGGGCGGGTCGTCGTGGTGGCCGACCACACCAAGTGGGGCACCGTCGGGATCTCCACCATCGCCGCGCTGGACGAGGCGGACGTGCTGGTCAGCGACGAGGGATTGGCCGAGCCCGCGCGGGCGGTGCTCGGCGAGCAGGTCGGCGAACTGGTCCTGGCGCACGTGCCGGGACGTGGAGAGGAACTGGCGTGA
- a CDS encoding carbohydrate ABC transporter permease, whose protein sequence is MTASESPPAPARTRRRATALAPRDKLVLGLMLGIPSLVHLALVWAPALGSVALSFSSWDGIGGFEDIEWVGVQNYVDIFTRYPRFWPALRHNLIWLLFLLVVPTVAGLLLAVLLDRQLRFGRIYQSALYLPMVLSLALVGFIWQLIYQPEQGLLNNVLGTASTDPVNWLGDPDINLYAVLVAAGWRHTGYVMLLYLAGLKAVDPALKEAAALDGANAWQTFFRVTFPVLKPVNVVVLVVTVIEGLRAFDIVYVINKGRNGLELLSVLVTDNIIGESSRIGWGSALAVVLLVISLGFIVTYLFQVFREEER, encoded by the coding sequence GTGACCGCATCGGAGTCCCCACCGGCGCCCGCCCGGACCCGGCGGCGCGCCACCGCGCTCGCGCCGCGCGACAAGCTCGTGCTCGGCCTGATGCTCGGCATCCCGTCGCTCGTGCACCTCGCGCTCGTGTGGGCGCCCGCGCTCGGGTCGGTCGCGCTGTCGTTCAGCTCGTGGGACGGCATCGGCGGGTTCGAGGACATCGAGTGGGTCGGCGTGCAGAACTACGTCGACATCTTCACCCGCTACCCGCGGTTCTGGCCCGCGTTGCGGCACAACCTCATCTGGCTGCTGTTCCTGCTCGTCGTGCCGACCGTCGCCGGGTTGCTGCTGGCCGTGCTGCTGGACCGGCAACTCCGGTTCGGGCGGATCTACCAGAGCGCGCTGTACCTGCCGATGGTGCTGTCGCTGGCCCTCGTCGGGTTCATCTGGCAGCTCATCTACCAGCCGGAGCAGGGGCTGCTGAACAACGTGCTCGGCACCGCGTCGACCGACCCGGTGAACTGGCTGGGCGACCCGGACATCAACCTGTACGCGGTGCTGGTGGCGGCCGGGTGGCGGCACACCGGGTACGTCATGCTGCTGTACCTGGCCGGGTTGAAGGCGGTCGACCCGGCGTTGAAGGAAGCCGCGGCGCTGGACGGCGCGAACGCGTGGCAGACGTTCTTCCGGGTGACGTTCCCGGTTCTCAAACCGGTGAACGTGGTGGTGCTCGTGGTCACCGTGATCGAGGGCCTGCGGGCGTTCGACATCGTGTACGTCATCAACAAGGGGCGCAACGGGCTGGAGCTGCTGTCCGTGCTGGTGACCGACAACATCATCGGCGAGTCGAGCCGGATCGGCTGGGGCTCCGCGCTGGCCGTCGTGCTGCTGGTGATCTCGCTCGGGTTCATCGTCACCTACCTGTTCCAGGTGTTCCGCGAGGAGGAGCGGTGA
- a CDS encoding response regulator transcription factor, with protein MRILVVDDDRAVRESLRRSLQFNGYQVDLAGDGQQALESVVSQRPDAMVLDVMMPRLDGLEVCRRLRSTGDDLPILVLTARDAVSDRVSGLDAGADDYLPKPFALEELLARLRALLRRAASDADEPAGAVLRFADLELDPGTRDVRRGDRPISLTRTEFALLELFLAHPKQVLTRGRILEDVWGYDFPTSGNALEVYVGYLRRKTEAEGEPRLLHTVRGVGYVLRETPP; from the coding sequence ATGCGCATCCTCGTTGTCGACGACGACCGGGCCGTGCGTGAGTCGCTTCGCCGCTCACTGCAGTTCAACGGCTACCAGGTCGACCTTGCCGGCGACGGCCAGCAGGCCCTCGAGTCCGTCGTCTCCCAGCGCCCCGACGCCATGGTGCTGGACGTGATGATGCCGCGGCTCGACGGGCTGGAGGTGTGCCGCCGGCTGCGCAGCACCGGCGACGACCTGCCGATCCTCGTGCTCACCGCCCGGGACGCGGTGTCCGACCGGGTGTCCGGGCTGGACGCGGGCGCGGACGACTACCTGCCCAAGCCGTTCGCGCTGGAGGAGCTGCTGGCCAGGCTGCGCGCGCTGCTGCGGCGGGCGGCGTCCGACGCCGACGAGCCGGCGGGCGCGGTGCTGCGGTTCGCCGACCTGGAGCTGGACCCCGGCACCAGGGACGTGCGGCGCGGCGACCGGCCGATCAGCCTCACCCGGACCGAGTTCGCGCTGCTGGAGCTGTTCCTGGCGCACCCCAAGCAGGTGCTGACCCGCGGTCGCATCCTGGAGGACGTCTGGGGCTACGACTTCCCGACCTCCGGCAACGCGCTGGAGGTCTACGTCGGCTACCTGCGCCGCAAGACCGAGGCCGAGGGCGAGCCCCGGCTGCTGCACACCGTGCGCGGCGTCGGCTACGTGCTGCGGGAGACCCCTCCGTGA
- the galT gene encoding galactose-1-phosphate uridylyltransferase, whose protein sequence is MRRTAGELADGREIIYFDDTPDAPPRDAVDTRDLPRTQPLSEVRRDPLTGEWVAMAAHRQTRTYKPPADLCPLCPSTPGKPTEVPESSYDVVVFENRFPSFAQGVPDLPSTVDGMPMVARAAGRGRCEVVCFTSDHDTSFGSLPPSRVRTVVDAWADRTAALNATPGVEQVFPFENRGEEIGVTLSHPHGQVYGYPFVTPKTERMLAAAADYWASHGRPLMGDILAAERAAGTRVIAEGEHWTAFVPAAARWPVEVHVVPHRQVPDLPALTDAERDDFASLYLAVLHRLDALYDRPLPYIAAWHQAPVRTGRDLAWLHLEVFSILRTADKLKYLAGSESGMGVWVNDATPEQIAERLRGTHN, encoded by the coding sequence GTGAGGCGCACGGCGGGCGAGCTGGCCGACGGCCGGGAGATCATCTACTTCGACGACACGCCGGACGCGCCGCCGCGCGACGCGGTCGACACCCGCGACCTGCCGCGGACGCAGCCGCTGTCGGAGGTGCGCCGCGACCCGCTGACCGGCGAGTGGGTGGCGATGGCCGCGCACCGGCAGACCCGCACCTACAAGCCGCCGGCCGACCTGTGCCCGCTGTGCCCGTCCACGCCGGGCAAGCCGACCGAGGTCCCCGAGTCGAGCTACGACGTGGTGGTGTTCGAGAACCGGTTCCCGTCGTTCGCCCAGGGCGTGCCGGACCTGCCGTCCACTGTGGACGGGATGCCGATGGTGGCGCGGGCGGCCGGTCGGGGCCGGTGCGAGGTCGTGTGCTTCACCTCCGACCACGACACGTCGTTCGGCTCGCTGCCCCCGTCCCGGGTGCGCACGGTGGTGGACGCGTGGGCGGACCGCACGGCGGCGTTGAACGCGACGCCGGGCGTCGAGCAGGTGTTCCCGTTCGAGAACCGGGGCGAGGAGATCGGCGTCACGCTGTCGCACCCGCACGGGCAGGTCTACGGCTACCCCTTCGTGACCCCGAAGACGGAACGGATGCTGGCCGCCGCGGCGGACTACTGGGCGTCACACGGACGTCCACTGATGGGCGACATCCTGGCCGCCGAACGTGCGGCCGGCACCAGGGTCATCGCGGAGGGCGAGCACTGGACGGCGTTCGTGCCCGCCGCGGCCCGCTGGCCGGTCGAGGTGCACGTGGTGCCGCACCGCCAAGTGCCCGACCTACCTGCGCTGACCGACGCCGAGCGGGACGACTTCGCCTCGCTGTACCTGGCCGTGCTGCACCGCCTGGACGCCCTCTACGACCGCCCGCTGCCCTACATCGCCGCGTGGCACCAGGCGCCCGTCCGCACCGGCCGTGACCTGGCCTGGCTGCACCTAGAGGTGTTCTCGATCCTGCGCACGGCGGACAAGCTCAAGTACCTCGCGGGCTCGGAATCGGGCATGGGCGTCTGGGTGAACGACGCCACGCCGGAGCAGATCGCGGAGCGGCTGCGCGGGACTCACAACTGA
- a CDS encoding S1C family serine protease translates to MGIGQAGAVQGGAGVTGAGVAGAVQGGAGQTGTGGSGAVQGGAGLPATGSEAWQSGFQRPEHTGPHGVPQTGAGPDHPGSPTSTPSGQPGMPGPYYAPPGSVGSPPPRQRGRGKVVAGVAALVLAIGGVAGGVGGYVGYQAAEEAGPVTNALNQAPPAQRTGDAPAGSIEQVAQKVLPTVVQVQVSGGAGSGFTLSSDGLVLTNNHVVESAANGGPIKVQLQDGRSFDAKIVGRDPTSDLAVVKAEDVSGLPTAELGNSGDLRIGQEVVAVGSPFDLNGTVTSGIVSSLNRPVRAGGEQGGADTVLNAIQTDAAINPGNSGGPLVNMRGQVVGINSAIYSPNSSQSAQGGSVGIGFAIPIDQARRTAKELSETGKATQTVLGVQVGDSPRGGAEVRAVTGGGAAEASGVKTGDVITKFGDRVVDSSDALVAAVRSRAPGEKVQLTIGEDRTVEVTLGSQPVEVR, encoded by the coding sequence GTGGGGATCGGTCAGGCGGGCGCCGTGCAGGGCGGCGCCGGCGTGACCGGAGCAGGTGTGGCCGGCGCCGTGCAGGGCGGCGCGGGTCAGACCGGGACCGGTGGGTCCGGCGCCGTGCAGGGCGGCGCCGGACTGCCGGCGACCGGGTCGGAAGCCTGGCAGTCCGGCTTCCAGCGCCCGGAGCACACGGGTCCGCACGGCGTTCCGCAGACCGGCGCCGGACCGGACCACCCCGGCTCGCCGACCTCCACGCCCTCGGGGCAGCCGGGGATGCCCGGCCCCTACTACGCGCCACCCGGCTCGGTCGGCTCGCCGCCGCCGCGCCAGCGGGGTCGCGGAAAGGTCGTCGCGGGCGTGGCGGCGCTGGTGCTCGCCATCGGCGGTGTCGCGGGCGGTGTCGGCGGCTACGTCGGCTACCAGGCCGCGGAAGAGGCCGGGCCGGTCACCAACGCGCTCAACCAGGCCCCGCCCGCGCAGCGGACCGGCGACGCGCCGGCCGGCTCGATCGAGCAGGTGGCCCAGAAGGTGCTGCCGACCGTGGTCCAGGTGCAGGTGAGCGGCGGGGCCGGGTCCGGCTTCACGCTCAGCTCCGACGGGCTGGTGCTGACCAACAACCACGTCGTCGAGAGCGCCGCCAACGGCGGGCCGATCAAGGTCCAGCTGCAGGACGGCCGCTCGTTCGACGCGAAGATCGTCGGCCGCGACCCGACGTCCGACCTGGCCGTGGTGAAGGCCGAGGACGTCTCCGGCCTGCCCACCGCCGAGCTGGGCAACTCGGGCGACCTGCGGATCGGCCAGGAGGTCGTCGCGGTCGGCTCGCCGTTCGACCTGAACGGCACGGTCACGTCCGGCATCGTCAGCTCGTTGAACCGGCCGGTGCGCGCCGGCGGCGAGCAGGGCGGGGCGGACACCGTGCTGAACGCCATCCAGACCGACGCCGCGATCAACCCCGGCAACTCGGGCGGCCCGCTGGTGAACATGCGCGGCCAGGTCGTCGGCATCAACTCGGCCATCTACAGCCCGAACTCCAGCCAGTCCGCGCAGGGCGGCTCGGTCGGCATCGGCTTCGCCATCCCGATCGACCAGGCCCGCCGCACGGCCAAGGAGCTGTCGGAGACCGGCAAGGCCACCCAGACCGTGCTCGGCGTGCAGGTCGGCGACTCGCCCAGGGGCGGCGCCGAGGTCCGCGCGGTGACCGGTGGCGGCGCGGCCGAGGCGTCCGGCGTCAAGACCGGCGACGTGATCACGAAGTTCGGCGACCGGGTGGTGGACAGCTCCGACGCCCTGGTCGCGGCCGTCCGGTCCCGCGCGCCGGGCGAGAAGGTGCAGCTCACCATCGGCGAGGACCGCACGGTCGAGGTCACGCTGGGCAGCCAGCCCGTCGAGGTCCGCTAG
- a CDS encoding sensor histidine kinase — MIGAANGRLQRVSLRARVTLLAAFCVAGAVAVVSLGAYMTVSRNLHDQMDANLRQRAGAAVTAPKVNNDVSEIPGAFLAAGDIRIGVLDVSGLIQYPKGTVAPPTQPADLDVARGSRLENIWTDLRTDFRVIAVPYGDGQAMLIAQSTKPLNTTLGKLSVVLFVISGLGVLVAALAGTAVARTGLRPVQRLTEATERVAMTGDLRPIPVSGDDELAVLSQRFNAMLGAVADSQERQRRLVADAGHELRTPLTSMRTNLELLLASERPDAPTLSDEDKAEINADVRAQLDELTTLIGDLVELAREDAPQVVHEPVDLVEVVERALDRARRRASDVQFVVELAPWSLLGDSSALERAVLNLLDNAVKFSPARGVVRLSLRQLGDGSAVVEVADSGPGIADADLPHVFERFYRSSEARTLPGSGLGLAIVKQVAERHGGMAYVGRAPEGGAMFTLRLPGRPALAPHA, encoded by the coding sequence GTGATCGGTGCCGCCAACGGGCGGCTCCAGCGGGTGTCGCTGCGGGCCCGGGTGACCCTGCTCGCCGCGTTCTGCGTCGCCGGCGCCGTCGCCGTCGTGTCGCTCGGCGCGTACATGACGGTGAGCCGGAACCTGCACGACCAGATGGACGCGAACCTGCGCCAGCGGGCGGGCGCCGCGGTCACCGCGCCGAAGGTCAACAACGACGTGTCCGAGATACCGGGCGCGTTCCTCGCGGCCGGTGACATCCGGATCGGCGTGCTCGACGTGAGCGGGCTGATCCAGTACCCGAAGGGGACGGTCGCGCCGCCGACCCAGCCCGCCGACCTCGACGTGGCGCGCGGGTCGCGGCTGGAGAACATCTGGACCGACCTGCGCACCGACTTCCGGGTGATCGCGGTGCCGTACGGCGACGGGCAGGCGATGCTGATCGCCCAGTCCACCAAGCCGTTGAACACCACGCTGGGCAAGCTGTCCGTGGTGCTGTTCGTGATCAGCGGGCTGGGCGTGCTGGTCGCGGCGCTGGCGGGGACGGCGGTGGCGCGGACCGGGCTGCGGCCCGTGCAGCGGCTGACCGAGGCCACCGAGCGGGTGGCGATGACCGGCGACCTGCGGCCCATCCCGGTGTCCGGCGACGACGAGCTGGCGGTGCTGTCGCAGCGGTTCAACGCGATGCTCGGCGCGGTGGCGGACTCGCAGGAGCGGCAGCGGCGGCTGGTCGCGGACGCCGGGCACGAGCTGCGGACGCCGCTGACGTCCATGCGGACGAACCTGGAGCTGCTGCTGGCGTCCGAGCGGCCGGACGCGCCGACGCTGTCCGACGAGGACAAGGCGGAGATCAACGCCGACGTGCGGGCGCAGCTGGACGAGCTGACCACGTTGATCGGGGACCTGGTGGAGCTGGCGCGCGAGGACGCGCCCCAGGTCGTGCACGAGCCGGTGGACCTGGTCGAGGTGGTGGAGCGCGCGCTGGACCGCGCTCGCCGCCGCGCGTCCGACGTGCAGTTCGTCGTGGAGCTGGCCCCGTGGTCCCTGCTGGGCGACTCCAGCGCTCTTGAGCGGGCGGTGCTGAACCTGCTCGACAACGCCGTGAAGTTCAGCCCGGCGCGGGGCGTCGTCCGGCTGAGCCTGCGGCAGCTGGGCGACGGCAGCGCCGTGGTGGAGGTGGCCGACTCCGGTCCGGGCATCGCCGACGCCGACCTGCCCCACGTCTTCGAGCGCTTCTACCGCTCCTCCGAGGCCCGCACCCTCCCGGGCTCGGGCCTCGGCCTCGCCATCGTCAAGCAGGTCGCCGAGCGCCACGGCGGCATGGCCTACGTGGGCCGGGCGCCCGAGGGCGGCGCCATGTTCACCCTGCGCCTCCCCGGCCGCCCGGCGCTCGCGCCGCACGCCTAG
- a CDS encoding beta-galactosidase, translated as MTTWPTGVPGLAWGADYNPEQWPEAVWADDVELMRRAGVNLVSVGIFSWALLEVEDGRHEFGWLDRVLDLLHDAGIRVDLATATAAPPPWLTSAHPEVLPETADGVRLSPGSRQSYCPSSPVYRTRAVALARALAERYRDHPALSAWHVGNEYGCHVSRCYCDRCAVAFRDWLKARHGALDELNEAWGTAFWSQHYTSWDQVLPPRATPSLGNPGHLLDFDRFSSDALLELYKAERDVLREVTPGVPVTTNFMVTWGFQALDYWKWAAEVDFVANDHYTRAEDPERHVDLAFSADLVRGLAGGRPWLLMEHSTSAVNWQPRNIAKQPGELRRNSYAHLARGADGTLFFQWRQSRAGAERYHSAMVPHAGPDTKVFREVEQVGAEYGRIAELVGSTVRASVAIVHDWQSGWALGQPAHPTADFSYHRHVLAHYRALWRAGVTVDFVPPGADLSGYRLVVLPALYLVDDASPYERHVEAGGHLLVTYLSGITDSRGHVHLGGYPGAFRDLLGVRTEEFHPLREGEEVSLDDGSSATVWTEHLHATGAEVVASYVDGPLPGVPAITRNGRGDGVAWYVACGLTGDGLDRLTRTALAGAGVTGTGHVDVEVVRRGGEVDGSAVSWLVAVNHGDGDVELPATGVELLSGERVPGGVVVPAGGVVVVREEEEV; from the coding sequence ATGACGACTTGGCCAACCGGTGTGCCCGGCCTGGCGTGGGGCGCCGACTACAACCCGGAGCAGTGGCCGGAGGCCGTCTGGGCGGACGACGTCGAGCTGATGCGGCGCGCCGGGGTGAACCTGGTCAGCGTCGGCATCTTCTCCTGGGCGCTGCTGGAGGTCGAGGACGGCCGCCACGAGTTCGGCTGGCTGGACCGCGTGCTCGACCTGCTGCACGACGCCGGCATCCGGGTCGACCTGGCCACCGCGACCGCCGCGCCGCCGCCCTGGCTGACCTCGGCGCACCCCGAGGTGCTGCCGGAGACCGCCGACGGCGTGCGGCTCTCGCCGGGGTCGCGCCAGTCGTACTGCCCCAGTTCGCCGGTCTACCGGACCAGGGCCGTCGCGCTGGCCCGCGCGCTGGCCGAGCGGTACCGCGACCACCCGGCGCTGTCGGCGTGGCACGTCGGCAACGAGTACGGCTGCCACGTGTCGCGCTGCTACTGCGACCGCTGCGCGGTGGCGTTCCGGGACTGGCTCAAGGCCCGCCACGGAGCCCTGGACGAGCTGAACGAGGCGTGGGGCACGGCGTTCTGGAGCCAGCACTACACCTCGTGGGACCAGGTGCTGCCGCCGCGCGCGACGCCGTCGCTGGGCAACCCCGGCCACCTGCTGGACTTCGACCGGTTCTCCTCCGACGCGCTGCTGGAGCTGTACAAGGCCGAGCGCGACGTGCTGCGCGAGGTCACCCCGGGCGTGCCGGTGACCACGAACTTCATGGTGACGTGGGGCTTCCAGGCGCTGGACTACTGGAAGTGGGCGGCCGAGGTCGACTTCGTCGCCAACGACCACTACACCCGCGCCGAGGACCCCGAGCGGCACGTCGACCTGGCGTTCTCCGCCGACCTGGTGCGCGGGCTGGCGGGCGGCCGGCCGTGGCTGCTGATGGAGCACTCCACGTCGGCGGTGAACTGGCAGCCGCGCAACATCGCCAAGCAGCCGGGCGAGCTGCGGCGCAACTCGTACGCGCACCTGGCCCGCGGCGCGGACGGGACGCTGTTCTTCCAGTGGCGGCAGTCGCGCGCGGGCGCGGAGCGCTACCACTCGGCGATGGTGCCGCACGCCGGCCCGGACACGAAGGTGTTCCGCGAGGTCGAGCAGGTCGGCGCGGAGTACGGGCGGATCGCCGAGCTCGTCGGCTCGACCGTGCGGGCGTCGGTGGCGATCGTGCACGACTGGCAGTCGGGGTGGGCGCTCGGTCAGCCCGCGCACCCGACCGCCGACTTCTCCTACCACCGGCACGTCCTCGCGCACTACCGGGCGCTGTGGCGGGCCGGGGTGACGGTCGACTTCGTGCCGCCCGGCGCGGACCTGTCCGGCTACCGGCTGGTCGTGCTGCCCGCGCTCTACCTGGTGGACGACGCGTCGCCGTACGAGCGGCACGTGGAGGCGGGCGGCCACCTGCTGGTCACCTACCTGTCCGGCATCACCGACAGCCGCGGCCACGTGCACCTCGGCGGCTACCCCGGCGCGTTCCGCGACCTGCTCGGCGTGCGGACCGAGGAGTTCCACCCGCTGCGGGAGGGCGAGGAGGTGTCCCTGGACGACGGCTCGTCGGCCACGGTCTGGACCGAGCACCTGCACGCCACCGGTGCGGAGGTGGTCGCCTCCTACGTCGACGGCCCGCTGCCCGGCGTGCCCGCCATCACCCGCAACGGCCGCGGCGACGGCGTCGCCTGGTACGTGGCGTGCGGCCTGACCGGCGACGGGCTGGACCGGCTGACGCGGACCGCGCTGGCGGGCGCGGGGGTGACCGGGACGGGCCACGTGGACGTCGAGGTCGTGCGCCGAGGCGGTGAGGTGGACGGGTCCGCCGTATCGTGGCTGGTCGCGGTGAACCACGGGGACGGCGACGTCGAGCTGCCCGCGACGGGTGTCGAGCTGCTGTCCGGCGAGCGCGTGCCGGGCGGCGTGGTCGTGCCCGCCGGCGGCGTGGTCGTGGTCCGGGAAGAAGAAGAGGTGTGA